A region from the Clostridia bacterium genome encodes:
- a CDS encoding undecaprenyl-diphosphate phosphatase produces MWMDILKGILLGLVQGLTEFLPVSSSGHLLLLERMGVTAPSLLLNLLTHVATLLAVLILMRKDVILWVRHPLSRRAGWLYLTCIPTALIAASLMYFAKDVLTGKYLSLGFLATSCLLFWGASIRPRHRPLTPVNALLTGVVHGVAALPGLSRSGATVSAMRLMGIDGDEAVRLSFLMSIPVIIGGAVVECIGADWGAVNVPLTVAAALSSFVFGLVGLRLMLKAFRRAMPLFGFYTLALSIVALFV; encoded by the coding sequence ATGTGGATGGATATTTTGAAGGGTATTTTGTTGGGTTTGGTGCAGGGGCTCACCGAGTTTCTGCCCGTGTCAAGTAGTGGACACCTCTTGCTGTTGGAGCGCATGGGCGTCACCGCGCCCAGCCTCTTGCTCAATCTGCTGACGCACGTCGCCACCCTTCTTGCGGTGCTTATTCTCATGCGAAAGGACGTTATTCTATGGGTACGTCACCCCCTTTCCCGTCGCGCGGGGTGGCTCTACCTCACCTGCATCCCCACCGCTCTCATCGCCGCCTCTTTGATGTATTTCGCCAAGGACGTGCTGACGGGCAAATACCTGTCGTTGGGCTTTTTGGCCACCTCGTGTTTGCTATTTTGGGGCGCGTCCATTCGCCCTCGGCACCGCCCCCTCACCCCCGTCAACGCGCTTTTGACGGGCGTGGTGCACGGCGTGGCGGCCTTGCCGGGGCTATCGCGTTCGGGCGCGACGGTCAGCGCGATGCGCCTTATGGGCATAGACGGCGACGAGGCCGTGCGTCTCTCCTTCCTTATGTCCATACCCGTCATCATAGGTGGCGCCGTCGTGGAGTGTATCGGAGCGGATTGGGGCGCGGTTAACGTGCCCTTGACGGTGGCGGCCGCCCTGTCCTCTTTCGTCTTCGGCCTCGTGGGGTTGCGCCTTATGCTCAAGGCTTTCCGTCGCGCCATGCCCCTCTTCGGCTTCTACACGCTCGCGCTGTCCATCGTGGCCTTGTTCGTGTAA